From a single Salvelinus namaycush isolate Seneca chromosome 14, SaNama_1.0, whole genome shotgun sequence genomic region:
- the gpr157 gene encoding G-protein coupled receptor 157, translated as MAVDNQTVVYISEQIVILISCALSFLGSLLIICTYIIWPDLRTTPRTLLVYLSVADFLSAGSYAYGVWSVFESNSVDCVVQGAISTFANTSSFFWTVAIAIYLYILIVKSNQRQADSFVLCFHVISWGIPLGITVAALSLGRIGYDASEVSVGWCWVSIQAPDHVLWMLLTGKIWEFLAYLTLPVLYVLIKKHIHRAHAALSEYRPILACSPLSLSNMADRKLTLIPIIFIALRIWSTVRFLLMLTDSPARQNPVLVTLHGIGNTFQGAANCIMFVLFTQPIRSRLLTMLCCCSCRVGSGASLIPSNTSNHSGLVLDVETPSQPEDIPNTSPRGWPDGC; from the exons ATGGCCGTTGATAATCAGACAGTTGTGTACATTTCAGAACAGATAGTTATTTTGATTTCGTGTGCCCTGTCTTTTTTGGGCTCTTTACTTATTATCTGTACGTACATCATTTGGCCAGATTTGAGGACAACGCCGAGAACACTTCTGGTCTACTTGTCCGTGGCTGACTTTTTGTCTGCGGGCTCGTACGCATACGGAGTTTGGAGTGTCTTTGAATCAAACTCTGTGGATTGCGTCGTTCAAGGAGCGATATCTACTTTCGCCAACACAAGTTCGTTTTTCTGGACTGTCGCTATCGCTATATATCTGTACATTTTAATCGTCAAGTCGAATCAAAGACAAGCTGACAGCTTCGTGTTATGTTTTCACGTTATCAG CTGGGGCATCCCTCTAGGTATCACAGTAGCAGCTCTGTCACTGGGCCGTATTGGCTACGATGCATCGGAGGTGTCTGTGGGCTGGTGCTGGGTGAGTATCCAGGCTCCAGACCATGTCCTGTGGATGCTGCTCACTGGGAAGATATGGGAGTTCCTGGCCTATCTCACCCTTCCCGTTCTCTATGTCCTCATCAAGAAGCACATCCACAGAGCG CATGCGGCTCTGTCTGAGTACCGGCCCATCCTGGCCTGCAGTCCTCTGTCCCTTTCCAATATGGCCGACAGGAAGTTGACCCTTATCCCCATCATCTTCATCGCCCTGCGTATCTGGAGCACCGTGCGCTTCCTGCTGATGCTGACTGACTCCCCCGCCAGGCAGAACCCTGTGCTCGTCACTCTACAT GGCATTGGGAATACCTTCCAGGGAGCTGCAAACTGTATCATGTTTGTCCTGTTCACCCAGCCAATCCGCTCCCGTCTCCTCACCATGCTCTGCTGCTGCTCCTGCAGGGTCGGGTCTGGGGCCTCCCTCATACCTTCCAACACATCCAACCACAGTGGTTTGGTCCTGGATGTGGAGACCCCCTCACAACCAGAGGACATCCCCAATACCAGCCCTCGTGGCTGGCCGGACGGCTGCTGA